A DNA window from Helianthus annuus cultivar XRQ/B chromosome 15, HanXRQr2.0-SUNRISE, whole genome shotgun sequence contains the following coding sequences:
- the LOC110910713 gene encoding uncharacterized protein LOC110910713, producing the protein MLIWEHKDKVITYESDVDEDVVGDVVGDLMRLSSSCDAYRSHNDPKGKAKIVFGHETVSPMAKPKGKVSRSLTSTSHMPYGTRSKFLKVDYCMVLQEISFAENKHAKPKRKAFSSLTSKAHDVDRKCSTSKKFKKTAVIEFTKKAGSRLRLPTDVSSHLCLSIDNLHNVTVQNEKFKLTKLCTRAEKSGKGFRYGFKKWPAFLKLNHIMFGATLFFSYVKSSQRLMLTKVVHKITKKRRRA; encoded by the exons ATGCTTATA TGGGAACACAAAGATAAGGTGATTACATATGAAAGTGATGTTGATGAAGATGTTGTTGGTGATGTAGTTGGTGACCTTATGCGGCTTTCATCTTCCTGTGATGCCTATCGGTCTCAT AATGACCCAAAAGGGAAGGCAAAGATTGTATTTGGTCACGAGACTGTATCTCCAATG GCTAAACCAAAGGGTAAGGTATCCAGATCCTTGACATCCACGTCTCATATGCCTTATGGTACACGTTCTAAGTTTTTGAAAGTTGATTATTGTATGGTCCTTCAGGAAATCAGCTTTGCTGAAAACAAACAT GCTAAACCAAAGCGTAAGGCATTCAGTTCCTTGACTTCCAAAGCTCATGATGTTGACCGTAAATGCTCTACATCGAAAAAGTTCAAGAAAACTGCTGTAATTGAGTTCACAAAGAAAGCAGGAAGCAGACTG CGTTTACCGACTGATGTTTCAAGCCATCTGTGTCTTTCTATTGACAACTTGCACAATGTTACAGTTCAGAACGAAAAATTTAAACTCACTAAGTTGTGCACTAGAGCCGAGAAGTCTGGAAAGGGGTTCAGGTATGGCTTTAAAAAGTGGCCAGCTTTCTTGAAATTGAATCACATCATGTTCGGCGCCACTCTTTTCTTTTCGTACGTCAAATCTTCTCAGCGTTTGATGTTGACGAAAGTCGTACACAAGATCACAAAGAAAAGACGTCGTGCCTGA
- the LOC110914416 gene encoding uncharacterized protein LOC110914416, protein MYDTDDYKFDRYIAALIEMEDAKKLFNDCWNTKNDALKETPSTTSQCHLDTKGKSKVVCGDEIVSPKVKSKFDMDLDNFLIPKNKFRLHELSKNSHITYRTRLNVSRKNECVVIDIMKPSENITVKSKREACRSTTATADVRRKRTVKRLKNNSILEFTKVAEIKLNLYNKCKSNIEEIKEFGKWLLEIGEGNVGDSNDCNSSIEIPDDLLITDENDPIQDRDYFSERAILSPKNEVVHELNDRLLALFPGEEVEYLSSDSICPTEEINDPLHQDLYNPDVLNSVKVSGLPNHRLVLKLGVPVMLLRNIYQQNGLCNGTRLQITRLGKRVIEAEILSGGNVGSRTYIPRISMIPSDKKIPFKFQRRQFPITICFAMTINKIQAQSLSRVGLYLKDPVFSHGQLYVALSRVKTKDGVKLLIFDKDGRPTNKTANVVYKEIFGKL, encoded by the exons ATGTAT GATACTGACGACTACAAGTTTGATCGATATATAGCTGCTCTAATTGAGATGGAAGATGCTAAGAAGCTG TTCAATGATTGTTGGAATACAAAGAATGATGCTTTGAAAGAGACTCCGTCTACTACCTCTCAATGTCat TTGGACACGaaagggaagtcaaaggttgtcTGTGGTGATGAAATTGTTTCTCCAAAG gTCAAAAGCAAGTTTGATATGGATCTCGATAATTTCTTGATACCAAAGAATAAATTTCGTTTACACGAGTTGTCCAAGAATTCTCATATCACCTATCGTACGCGTTTAAACGTTTCGAGGAAGAATGAGTGTGTTGTCATTGATATAATGAAGCCTTCTGAAAACATTACT GTTAAATCAAAGCGTGAGGCTTGCAGATCCACCACGGCGACGGCTGATGTTCGCCGTAAACGTACAGTCAAAAGGTTGAAAAACAATTCAATTTTAGAGTTCACTAAAGTGGCTGAAATCAAACTG AACTTATATAATAAATGCAAATCAAACATCGAGGAGATAAAAGAATTTGGTAAATGGCTTCTCGAGATCGGCGAAGGCAATGTTGGTGATTCTAATGATTGTAATTCAAGTATTGAAATACCTGACGATCTTTTAATAACTGATGAAAACGATCCAATTCAAG ATCGTGACTACTTTTCTGAGAGAGCTATACTCTCTCCTAAGAACGAAGTTGTTCATGAGCTAAATGATCGGTTGCTGGCATTGTTTCCTGGTGAAGAAGTAGAGTATCTTAGCTCTGATAGTATATGCCCTACTGAGGAAATTAACGATCCGTTACATCAAGATTTATATAATCCTGATGTGTTAAACAGTGTGAAGGTTTCAGGATTACCAAATCATAGATTGGTATTAAAATTGGGTGTTCCGGTCATGCTTTTGAGGAATATTTATCAACAAAACGGTCTGTGTAACGGTACACGTCTTCAAATCACACGTCTTGGTAAACGTGTTATCGAGGCTGAGATATTATCGGGAGGTAATGTTGGTTCAAGAACTTACATCCCAAGAATTAGCATGATACCATCAGACAAGAAAATACCCTTCAAGTTTCAACGACGGCAGTTTCCAATAACTATATGTTTTGCGATGACTATTAACAAAATTCAAGCTCAATCTCTGTCCAGAGTTGGTCTATACTTGAAAGACCCCGTTTTCTCACATGGTCAGCTTTACGTTGCGTTGTCGAGAGTAAAGACCAAAGATGGTGTGAAGCTTTTAATATTTGACAAAGATGGGAGGCCAACAAATAAAACTGCAAACGTTGTTTACAAAGAAATATTTGGGAAATTgtaa
- the LOC110914417 gene encoding uncharacterized protein LOC110914417, whose amino-acid sequence MKYLSIDLTYRSSNPVKDQFSVDEIKAAVFDCGDDRAPGPDGFNFRFFKKFWSLFANDFSALMSAFFDSGQINDGCGSSFIALIPKIRDPSGLGDYRPISLVGVVNKVISKILANRLKKVLGSVISINQSAFLGGRFILDGPLIINEVCSWLKKSKRKAFLFKIDFEKAYDNINWSFVVDVFRQIGFGGRWCKWIWGILSSARASVLVNGAPTFEFKCGKGMRQGDPISPFLFVAVMEALSCLLDKAKELGIFSGVSLPNDGPVLSHLFFADDALIIGGWDKGNALNVVRILRCFYVCSGLRINLGKSSLFGIGVDMSDVSQVADSVGCKADSLPFKYLGLKVGENMNRIGNWRPVYDIFESRLALWKSALLSIGGRVTLIRSVLASLPNYYFSLYKAPAAVIKDLERMIKKFLWGGSGEARKTHWVAWERLAIPVKLGGLGISKLDNVNRALLCKWGWRFKKEKDSLWIKVVDAIHSGGSDWSLLPVKKSLGGVWVNIVSVINRPLAGNFCLRGSFCGKLGRGDRILFWLDPWLKDVPLKEVFPRLYSLEMVKTCCVRDRVEGNWLWRHDPELDEERRELNELMDALASVSVADREDDWVWLSDPSGLFSVKSVKKILDEATVNRNLFVMEWCSWVPKKCNILVWRAEMNRIPTSDALRRRNIFVSEGLCPFCKEVPETADHIFSSCFTAVHLWHRISRWCRLPPIFAFSFKDLLEIHLDRSIAIKVRPIIHGIIVVACWCLWLARNRAVFSGIDAKIRKHKLQIYQDLIKFKGKSTKTKLNIIRKHKLQIRKHKLQIYQDLIKFKGKSTKTKLNIIRKHKLQIRSKKLKIRSNFMFFFLCISNNFFFVSDLNFFFILISVDLILDSDNSSNKRVMDPKNNAPSFLKLIDEDDPILLVCFFGFHFFNRQ is encoded by the exons ATGAAGTATCTAAGTATTGACCTTACATATAGATCATCAAACCCTGTTAAAG ATCAGTTCTCGGTTGATGAAATCAAAGCTGCGGTTTTTGATTGTGGGGACGATAGGGCTCCCGGCCCGGACGGATTCAACTTCCGGTTCTTCAAAAAATTCTGGAGTCTCTTTGCTAATGATTTCTCGGCCCTTATGTCGGCTTTCTTCGATTCCGGGCAGATTAACGATGGATGCGGGTCCTCTTTCATTGCGCTTATTCCGAAAATTAGAGATCCTTCGGGCCTTGGCGATTACCGACCCATTAGCTTGGTCGGGGTTGTCAATAAAGTGATTTCCAAAATCTTAGCCAACAGACTCAAGAAGGTTCTGGGGTCGGTTATCTCGATCAATCAGTCTGCATTTTTGGGAGGTAGATTTATCTTGGATGGGCCCCTCATCATCAATGAGGTGTGCTCATGGCTCAAAAAAAGCAAGCGAAAAGCGTTTCTCTTCAAAATTGATTTCGAGAAGGCCTATGACAATATTAACTGGAGTTTTGTGGTGGATGTGTTTAGACAGATAGGCTTCGGGGGGAGATGGTGCAAGTGGATTTGGGGTATCCTCTCTTCGGCTAGGGCGTCTGTCTTAGTGAATGGAGCTCCTACATTCGAGTTCAAGTGCGGAAAAGGGATGAGGCAGGGCGATCCTATTTCTCCCTTCTTGTTTGTGGCGGTTATGGAGGCTTTGTCGTGCCTCCTTGACAAAGCCAAGGAACTGGGCATATTCTCGGGCGTCTCTCTTCCCAATGACGGGCCGGTTTTGTCTCACCTGTTCTTCGCGGACGATGCTCTTATCATTGGGGGCTGGGACAAAGGTAATGCTCTCAATGTTGTGAGAATCTTAAGATGTTTTTATGTGTGCTCTGGTTTGAGAATCAACTTGGGAAAATCTAGCCTGTTTGGAATTGGGGTGGACATGTCGGATGTGTCTCAGGTAGCGGATAGCGTTGGGTGCAAGGCGGATTCGCTCCCTTTCAAATATCTTGGCCTCAAGGTGGGGGAGAATATGAATCGTATTGGCAACTGGAGACCCGTTTACGACATTTTCGAATCTAGGCTCGCCTTATGGAAATCCGCTTTACTCTCCATCGGCGGGAGAGTAACGCTTATTCGGTCAGTTTTAGCTAGTCTTCCTAACTATTACTTCTCGCTCTATAAAGCTCCGGCCGCGGTTATCAAAGACTTAGAACGTATGATCAAAAAATTCTTGTGGGGAGGGTCTGGTGAGGCTCGAAAAACCCATTGGGTTGCTTGGGAGAGGCTTGCCATCCCGGTCAAGTTGGGGGGCTTGGGTATATCTAAACTGGATAATGTCAACAGAGCCTTATTATGCAAATGGGGGTGGAGGTTCAAAAAGGAGAAAGACAGTCTTTGGATCAAGGTCGTGGACGCTATTCACTCTGGCGGCTCTGACTGGTCCCTTCTTCCTGTTAAAAAGAGCTTAGGAGGTGTTTGGGTCAATATCGTTTCTGTCATCAACAGACCTTTGGCCGGTAATTTTTGTCTTCGGGGGAGTTTCTGCGGTAAATTGGGCAGGGGAGACCGTATCCTATTTTGGCTTGACCCCTGGCTCAAAGATGTGCCTCTTAAGGAGGTCTTTCCTCGCCTCTATTCGCTCGAGATGGTTAAAACCTGCTGTGTCCGTGATCGTGTGGAAGGAAACTGGTTATGGAGACACGATCCCGAGTTGGATGAGGAACGGAGAGAGCTGAACGAGTTGATGGATGCTTTGGCATCAGTCTCGGTTGCCGATAGGGAGGATGATTGGGTGTGGTTGTCTGATCCTTCGGGTTTGTTTTCCGTCAAGTCggttaaaaagatcttggatGAGGCTACTGTCAACAGAAATCTTTTTGTGATGGAATGGTGTTCTTGGGTCCCCAAAAAATGCAACATTCTTGTCTGGAGGGCTGAGATGAACCGAATTCCGACTTCGGATGCTTTGCGGAGAAGAAACATCTTTGTAAGCGAAGGTCTGTGTCCTTTCTGCAAGGAGGTGCCCGAGACGGCTGATCATATTTTTTCTTCGTGCTTTACGGCTGTTCATTTGTGGCACAGAATTAGTAGGTGGTGTCGGTTACCGCCGATCTTTGCGTTCTCCTTCAAGGACCTGTTAGAAATTCATCTCGATAGAAGCATTGCAATCAAAGTCAGACCGATTATCCATGGTATTATTGTTGTTGCGTGTTGGTGCCTCTGGTTGGCCCGGAACAGGGCCGTTTTCTCGGGGATCGATGCGAAG atccGTAAACATAAGTTGCAG ATTTATCAAGATTTGATCAAATTCAAAGGTAAATCTACCAAAACAAAGCTAAATATT atccGTAAACATAAGTTGCAG ATCCGTAAACATAAGTTGCAG ATTTATCAAGATTTGATCAAATTCAAAGGTAAATCTACCAAAACAAAGCTAAATATT atccGTAAACATAAGTTGCAG ATCCGATCAAAGAAATTAAAG ATCCGATCAAACTTTATGTTTTTCTTTCTTTGTATTtctaataactttttctttgtttCTGATTTGAACTTTTTCTTTATTCTGATTTCTGTAGATCTGATTTTGGACTCCGATAATTCGTCAAACAAAAGAG ttatggatcctaaaaacaacgctccttcgttTTTAAAGTTGATTGATGAAGATGATCCTATATTGTTGGTATGTTTCTTTGGTTTTCATTTTTTCAACAGACAATAA